A portion of the Chondrinema litorale genome contains these proteins:
- a CDS encoding YkvA family protein, which yields MEIEELNLKDLKQYQKHFSETVLWKKIKKLGEKAGLKVVYSSLLLYYAFKSDDVSLQAKATIVGALGYFILPFDFLPDFIPLIGFTDDLGALILAITQIKESITPEIKKKAKEKLDDWFPQFEKAEIVEVDNATNVEDYSDYDWQVNKPD from the coding sequence ATGGAAATAGAAGAGCTTAACTTAAAAGACCTAAAACAGTATCAAAAACATTTTTCTGAAACTGTTTTATGGAAAAAAATTAAAAAACTTGGAGAAAAAGCCGGCTTAAAAGTAGTTTACTCATCACTCTTACTTTACTATGCTTTTAAATCTGACGATGTTTCTCTACAAGCTAAAGCAACTATTGTAGGTGCTTTAGGCTATTTTATTCTTCCCTTTGATTTTTTACCAGATTTTATTCCTTTAATAGGATTTACTGATGATTTAGGCGCTTTAATATTGGCAATTACGCAAATTAAAGAGTCCATTACTCCTGAAATTAAAAAGAAAGCCAAAGAAAAACTCGACGATTGGTTCCCTCAGTTTGAAAAAGCAGAAATTGTTGAAGTGGATAATGCAACTAATGTTGAAGATTATTCAGATTACGATTGGCAAGTAAATAAGCCCGATTGA
- the lysA gene encoding diaminopimelate decarboxylase, with product MRLEDNIYFAGENTVASVCNQFGTPLYLYDSDKIVEQIKTFKQAFNWPKLKVKFAMKSLSNISILKLMKAHGVELDAVSLYEAETGFFAGYKPSQIMYTPSGVKFDELEEGVLKGYQINVDNLSTLEKFGEKYGNTVPCCLRINPHIKAGGNHKIQTGHKDSKFGISLLQIDQILEITKKYDIVINGLHMHTGSEIYEIDPYIEGAKVLFKLAQNFAHLDFIDFGSGFKVAYKDGDKVTDLKKLGDNLVAEFSAFCDSYGKELEMWFEPGKFLVSESGVLLVKANVVKQTPYSTFVGVDSGLNHLIRPMMYDSYHEIVNVSNPTGKVQNYNVVGYICETDTFAWDRPLNEVREGDILAIKNAGAYGFSMSSNYNSRPRPAEALIVNGVPQLIRNRETIQDILKNQIDIFQEEEIKI from the coding sequence ATGAGGTTAGAAGACAATATCTATTTTGCCGGAGAAAATACTGTAGCATCAGTATGTAATCAATTTGGAACCCCTCTTTACTTGTACGACTCAGACAAAATTGTTGAGCAAATTAAAACTTTTAAACAGGCTTTTAATTGGCCAAAGCTTAAAGTAAAGTTTGCCATGAAGTCTTTGAGCAACATCAGTATTCTTAAACTGATGAAAGCTCATGGTGTAGAATTAGATGCAGTTTCTCTTTACGAAGCTGAAACTGGTTTCTTTGCGGGATATAAGCCATCTCAGATTATGTATACACCTAGTGGTGTAAAATTCGATGAGTTGGAAGAAGGCGTGCTTAAAGGTTACCAAATAAATGTAGATAACCTTTCTACACTAGAGAAATTCGGAGAAAAATACGGCAACACAGTTCCTTGTTGTTTAAGAATTAATCCGCATATAAAAGCTGGTGGCAACCACAAAATTCAAACAGGACATAAAGATTCTAAATTTGGAATCTCATTACTTCAGATTGATCAAATACTTGAGATCACAAAAAAATACGATATCGTAATCAATGGATTACATATGCACACAGGTTCTGAGATTTATGAAATAGATCCTTACATTGAAGGTGCTAAAGTACTTTTTAAGCTTGCACAAAATTTTGCTCATCTTGATTTTATAGACTTTGGCAGTGGCTTTAAAGTAGCTTATAAAGACGGTGATAAAGTAACAGACTTAAAGAAACTAGGTGATAATCTAGTTGCTGAGTTTAGCGCTTTCTGCGATTCTTATGGAAAAGAATTAGAAATGTGGTTTGAGCCTGGTAAATTTTTAGTAAGCGAATCAGGCGTGTTACTAGTGAAAGCTAATGTTGTAAAACAAACTCCATACTCTACTTTTGTTGGTGTTGATTCAGGTTTAAATCACCTAATTCGCCCAATGATGTATGATTCTTACCATGAAATTGTAAATGTTTCTAATCCAACTGGAAAAGTTCAGAACTACAATGTAGTTGGATACATATGTGAAACAGACACTTTTGCTTGGGACAGACCTTTAAATGAAGTGAGAGAAGGTGACATCTTAGCTATTAAAAATGCAGGTGCTTATGGCTTTAGCATGAGCTCTAATTACAATAGCCGCCCAAGACCAGCAGAAGCGCTTATTGTAAATGGTGTTCCTCAATTAATTAGAAATAGAGAAACCATACAAGATATACTTAAGAATCAAATAGATATATTTCAAGAAGAAGAAATAAAGATTTAA
- a CDS encoding EamA family transporter, producing the protein MIQLLLTSIAVALRVISNPLGNVFQKQLTAKDHHPLLVNFITYFLLALFCVLLAINVNWTELPQDFWFYSILGGITGALGNGFLVKALLKGDLSVLGPINSYKSVIGIVVGIFLLGEIPNVWGVLGMALIIYGSYYVLGTTDEKFSWALLKKPEIKYRVWAMILSATEAVFIKKIILASSTQIAFISWCWLGAFFSFLILFAFRVEVKNEFGKIIPKDIQKYILLVICIGTMQFTTNYVFDKMPVGYALSLFQLSIIVSVVLGYRIFKEQNIKKKLIGSVIMIVGSVIIIMFK; encoded by the coding sequence TTGATTCAACTACTTCTCACATCAATTGCTGTTGCCTTACGGGTAATTTCCAATCCTTTAGGGAATGTGTTTCAAAAACAACTTACTGCCAAAGATCATCATCCTTTACTGGTTAATTTTATTACCTATTTTTTACTGGCACTGTTCTGTGTCTTATTAGCTATAAATGTAAACTGGACTGAATTGCCACAAGATTTTTGGTTTTATTCTATCTTGGGTGGAATTACTGGCGCATTAGGTAATGGCTTTTTAGTAAAAGCTCTACTAAAGGGCGATCTGTCTGTTTTAGGACCAATTAACTCTTATAAATCTGTAATCGGAATTGTAGTTGGAATTTTCTTATTAGGGGAAATTCCGAATGTATGGGGAGTGTTGGGTATGGCTTTAATTATTTATGGGAGTTATTATGTTTTAGGTACTACTGATGAAAAATTTTCTTGGGCACTGTTAAAAAAGCCTGAGATTAAGTATCGGGTATGGGCTATGATATTAAGTGCTACTGAGGCTGTTTTTATCAAGAAAATTATTCTGGCCTCTTCTACACAAATTGCTTTTATAAGTTGGTGTTGGTTGGGTGCATTCTTCTCTTTTTTAATTCTATTTGCATTTAGAGTTGAGGTTAAAAATGAATTCGGAAAGATTATTCCCAAAGACATTCAGAAGTATATATTATTGGTGATTTGTATAGGTACAATGCAATTTACTACCAATTATGTTTTTGATAAAATGCCTGTTGGTTACGCACTCTCTCTTTTTCAACTTTCTATTATTGTGAGTGTGGTTTTAGGCTATAGGATTTTTAAAGAACAGAATATTAAAAAGAAGCTCATTGGTTCTGTAATCATGATTGTTGGTTCTGTAATCATCATTATGTTTAAATAA
- a CDS encoding FAD-dependent oxidoreductase, whose translation MKLPVILVVDDDPQVLRSVTKDLKSKYRKSYKVLSTTSAQEALDLLTELKKKNENLALFLSDQRMPEMLGVDYLQKASVHFPEAKKVLLTAYSDIEAAVRAINEVSLDYYLMKPWDPPEEKLFPIIDDLLDTWQTGFIPDFEGIKIVGCQYSPKSHKIKDYLAGNLIPYQWIDFDNNPRGKEILRLYDIDESHMPVLFFEDQSILKDPTNIEIAEKLGMQHIPNSDMYDVTIIGAGPAGLAAAVYGGSEGLKTLLVEKRAPGGQAGTSSRIENYLGFPTGLSGADLAKRAITQATRFGIEFLSPHQVKEITLTHQFKILKLDNDSVIKTRSLIITTGVDYRKLNAIGIDDFTGAGVYYGAATTEAHACKKQEIYIVGGGNSAGQAAMYLSKFAANVYIVIRKDSLSYSMSKYLIDQIEKTPNIKLITNSRVKEVKGDLRLSQIILENIETNNLETRDAMALFVFIGAKPFTDWIPTDIERNKKGFLETGRDLISKPGFKKKWKLNREPFMLETSIPGIFAAGDVRSGAMNRIASAVGEGAMSIKYVHQYLAEN comes from the coding sequence ATGAAACTTCCTGTAATTCTGGTCGTTGATGACGACCCGCAGGTTTTGCGATCTGTAACAAAAGATTTGAAATCTAAATACAGAAAATCTTATAAGGTTCTAAGTACAACCTCTGCACAGGAAGCCCTAGACTTACTTACAGAGTTAAAAAAGAAGAATGAAAATCTGGCGCTTTTTCTTTCAGATCAAAGAATGCCAGAGATGCTCGGGGTCGATTATTTACAAAAAGCTTCTGTACATTTTCCAGAAGCTAAAAAAGTTTTGCTTACAGCTTATTCTGATATAGAAGCAGCTGTTCGGGCTATAAATGAAGTAAGCCTCGACTATTATTTAATGAAACCTTGGGATCCACCAGAAGAGAAACTGTTCCCGATAATAGACGATTTGCTAGATACTTGGCAAACGGGCTTTATTCCAGATTTTGAAGGAATAAAAATAGTTGGTTGCCAGTACTCACCCAAATCGCATAAGATTAAAGATTATTTAGCAGGTAATCTTATTCCATACCAATGGATAGATTTTGATAATAACCCAAGAGGCAAAGAGATTTTGAGGTTGTATGATATTGATGAGTCTCACATGCCAGTTTTATTTTTTGAAGACCAGAGTATTTTAAAAGATCCCACCAATATTGAAATAGCTGAAAAACTTGGTATGCAACATATACCAAATTCAGATATGTATGATGTAACAATTATTGGTGCAGGCCCTGCTGGTTTAGCCGCTGCTGTTTATGGTGGCTCTGAAGGATTAAAAACTTTATTGGTAGAAAAAAGAGCTCCTGGCGGACAAGCTGGCACCAGTTCCAGAATCGAAAACTACTTGGGTTTTCCCACGGGGCTTTCCGGAGCAGATTTAGCCAAAAGAGCTATTACTCAGGCAACTAGGTTTGGAATAGAGTTTCTATCTCCACATCAAGTAAAAGAAATTACACTTACACATCAATTTAAAATTCTTAAACTAGATAATGATTCAGTTATCAAAACTAGAAGTTTAATTATAACCACTGGAGTAGATTACCGAAAACTAAATGCTATCGGTATCGATGATTTTACTGGGGCTGGTGTTTACTATGGGGCAGCCACTACAGAAGCTCATGCTTGTAAAAAACAAGAAATTTATATTGTTGGCGGTGGTAACTCTGCCGGACAAGCCGCTATGTATCTTTCAAAATTTGCAGCTAATGTCTATATTGTCATTCGAAAAGATTCTCTTTCGTACAGTATGTCAAAATATTTGATTGATCAGATAGAAAAAACACCAAATATTAAACTAATTACGAATTCAAGAGTAAAAGAAGTAAAAGGTGATCTTAGATTATCTCAAATAATTCTGGAAAATATCGAAACCAATAATTTAGAAACAAGAGATGCAATGGCACTTTTTGTATTTATTGGCGCAAAGCCATTTACAGATTGGATACCAACAGATATTGAAAGAAATAAAAAAGGGTTTCTGGAAACAGGCCGAGATTTAATTTCTAAGCCAGGTTTTAAAAAAAAATGGAAACTCAACAGAGAACCTTTTATGTTAGAAACCAGTATACCGGGTATTTTCGCAGCAGGTGATGTGAGATCGGGTGCAATGAACAGAATTGCCTCTGCTGTAGGAGAAGGTGCTATGTCTATAAAATATGTACACCAATACTTGGCTGAAAATTAA
- a CDS encoding VWA domain-containing protein, with amino-acid sequence MNKSFSEIRNDFEQFIEFGSAFDKPTREYLVFYLYYNITGEVFNEDKPQGDYFNYLHASLDRIFQNQNLKKATKNNQVLTNEIINDILKWVKRTDKKVKENNPYYHELHSFDSWSHKPTFLWKDSWYNLVNQLKEIYGRDELDVAFYIEKFKVLMPNAPSNVTDQKLADKQEYKSELDIIIDDLLAQWDALLTAKILKWQLKELIKEFEGFNTLIEKKLSEYIKLMGIVNPFAEEAGNYWDMSRGLWADTGFSVLEKYSELLEEEKGIKELADLLGQMREAEIELQEEIYEDVIIKKEWIKDETLKEEVGGIKSSNDLNTMLPSEAAYLADNDTSLAFYQKFADHSLLSFYYEGKRMVTSDRFNYYAVQKQKKKEKGPFILCIDTSGSMYGTPSQIAKVLVFAIMKMAADEQRKCYLINFSIGIKTINLTDIANSIDKIVEFLRMSFDGGTDVGPALSETLDVLQTNDYKDADVLMVSDFVMFKIREDLLEKIKREQYKGTQFHSLTLSDKANLEVLEAFDNSWAYDPERKDIIRLLANDLHNMDVN; translated from the coding sequence ATGAACAAATCCTTTTCAGAGATAAGAAATGATTTTGAGCAGTTTATTGAATTTGGGAGTGCATTTGACAAACCAACCAGAGAATATCTAGTATTTTATCTTTATTATAACATCACAGGCGAGGTGTTTAATGAAGATAAACCACAAGGCGATTATTTTAATTATTTACATGCAAGCTTAGATCGCATCTTTCAAAATCAAAATCTGAAAAAAGCCACAAAAAATAATCAGGTGCTCACCAACGAAATTATTAATGATATTTTAAAGTGGGTTAAGAGAACTGATAAAAAGGTGAAGGAAAATAATCCTTATTATCATGAATTACACTCATTTGATAGTTGGAGCCACAAACCCACATTTCTATGGAAAGACAGTTGGTATAATTTAGTTAATCAACTCAAAGAAATTTATGGGAGAGATGAGTTAGATGTAGCTTTTTACATAGAAAAGTTCAAGGTTTTAATGCCAAATGCCCCCTCAAATGTTACAGATCAAAAACTAGCAGATAAGCAAGAGTATAAATCTGAATTAGATATTATTATTGATGATTTGCTTGCTCAATGGGATGCTTTACTTACTGCTAAAATTTTAAAATGGCAGTTAAAAGAATTGATAAAAGAGTTTGAAGGTTTTAATACACTCATTGAAAAAAAGCTGTCTGAATACATCAAATTGATGGGAATAGTAAATCCATTTGCAGAAGAAGCTGGTAATTATTGGGATATGTCGAGAGGTTTGTGGGCTGATACCGGTTTTTCAGTATTAGAAAAATACAGTGAGCTTTTAGAAGAAGAAAAGGGAATAAAAGAATTGGCAGATTTACTTGGCCAAATGCGTGAAGCTGAAATAGAATTGCAAGAGGAAATTTATGAAGATGTAATTATAAAAAAAGAATGGATTAAGGATGAAACCTTAAAAGAAGAAGTAGGAGGGATTAAAAGTAGTAACGATTTAAATACCATGCTGCCATCAGAAGCAGCTTATTTAGCTGATAATGATACTTCTTTGGCTTTCTACCAAAAATTTGCTGACCACAGCTTGCTATCTTTTTACTATGAAGGAAAAAGAATGGTTACCAGCGATAGGTTCAATTATTATGCTGTTCAGAAACAAAAAAAGAAAGAAAAGGGGCCGTTTATTTTATGTATAGATACCAGCGGTTCTATGTATGGGACACCTTCTCAAATCGCTAAAGTCTTGGTTTTTGCAATAATGAAAATGGCAGCAGATGAACAGCGAAAATGCTATCTTATTAACTTCTCAATTGGCATTAAAACCATTAACCTAACAGACATCGCTAATTCGATTGATAAGATCGTAGAGTTTCTAAGAATGTCTTTTGATGGTGGAACTGATGTAGGACCAGCACTTTCTGAAACGTTGGATGTTTTACAAACCAATGATTATAAAGATGCAGATGTATTGATGGTCTCTGATTTTGTGATGTTTAAAATTAGAGAAGATCTACTAGAAAAAATTAAACGGGAGCAATACAAGGGAACTCAGTTTCATAGCTTAACACTTTCTGACAAAGCAAATTTAGAAGTATTAGAAGCTTTTGATAACTCTTGGGCATACGATCCTGAAAGGAAAGATATTATTAGGTTATTAGCCAACGATTTGCATAATATGGATGTAAATTAA
- a CDS encoding citrate synthase, producing MTKTAELHIDGNVYELPILEGSEGEKAIDISKLRAQTGHITLDVGFKNTGSTKSSITFLDGEKGILRHRGYTIEDLCEKADFLEVAYMLIYGEFPDAETYEKFKYTITHHTLVHEDMRKIFDGFPSTAHPMGVLSSLVTSLTAFYPESLDPTTSPEGVDLTIERLLAKLPTIAAWSYKNEMGHPVNYPNNQLDYVSNFLYMMFGFRTENYEVNPVVRDALNKLLILHADHEQNCSAATVRVVGSSQASLYASVSAGINALWGRLHGGANQAVIEMLENIKKDGGDVEKYLAKAKDKDDPFRLMGFGHRVYKNFDPRARIIKKSCDDVLESLGIKDPTLEIAKKLEEAALKDDYFVERKLFPNVDFYSGIIYRAIGIPTEMFTVMFAMGRLPGWIAQWKEMREEGQPIGRPRQLYVGENERKLEK from the coding sequence ATGACAAAAACAGCGGAATTACACATTGACGGTAACGTCTATGAGCTTCCCATTCTGGAAGGATCAGAAGGAGAAAAAGCAATCGACATTTCTAAACTAAGAGCGCAAACTGGTCATATAACTCTTGATGTAGGTTTTAAAAATACGGGTTCTACTAAAAGTTCTATCACTTTCTTAGATGGTGAAAAAGGAATTTTGAGACACAGAGGTTACACAATAGAAGATCTTTGCGAAAAAGCAGATTTTCTTGAAGTAGCTTATATGTTGATATACGGTGAGTTTCCAGATGCAGAAACCTACGAAAAGTTTAAATATACTATTACCCACCATACGCTTGTGCACGAAGACATGAGGAAAATCTTTGATGGTTTCCCTTCAACTGCACACCCAATGGGAGTTTTGTCATCTCTTGTAACTTCATTAACCGCTTTTTATCCTGAGTCACTAGATCCAACTACCTCACCTGAGGGAGTAGATCTTACAATCGAAAGGCTTTTAGCCAAGTTACCAACTATTGCGGCCTGGTCTTATAAAAATGAAATGGGCCACCCTGTAAATTATCCAAACAATCAGCTTGATTACGTTTCTAACTTCCTTTACATGATGTTTGGTTTTAGAACCGAAAATTATGAAGTGAATCCTGTAGTTAGAGACGCTTTAAATAAATTACTGATCTTACACGCAGATCACGAACAAAACTGTTCTGCTGCTACTGTAAGAGTAGTAGGATCATCTCAAGCAAGTTTATACGCTTCAGTTTCTGCTGGTATTAATGCACTTTGGGGAAGACTTCACGGTGGAGCAAACCAAGCAGTTATCGAAATGCTTGAAAATATCAAAAAAGACGGAGGTGATGTAGAAAAATACCTTGCCAAAGCTAAAGATAAAGACGACCCATTCAGGCTGATGGGATTTGGACACAGAGTTTACAAAAACTTTGACCCTAGAGCAAGAATAATTAAAAAATCTTGTGATGATGTTTTAGAAAGCCTAGGCATTAAGGATCCTACATTAGAAATCGCTAAAAAGCTAGAAGAAGCAGCTCTTAAAGACGATTACTTTGTAGAAAGAAAGCTTTTCCCTAACGTAGACTTCTATTCTGGTATCATCTATCGTGCGATAGGTATTCCAACAGAAATGTTTACTGTAATGTTTGCCATGGGTAGACTACCAGGTTGGATCGCTCAGTGGAAAGAAATGAGAGAAGAAGGACAACCAATTGGTAGACCAAGACAGCTTTACGTAGGCGAAAACGAAAGGAAATTAGAGAAATAA
- a CDS encoding HD domain-containing protein, whose product MDYSKTITQEILQLFEKYGREQYGEDITQEEHALQSAILAQREGFDDEVIIAALLHDIGHLFSEESEEKKMGAYGIMSHEKVGADYLREKGFAEIVALLVEGHVEAKRYLTFKYPDYYTQLSEASKKTLEYQGGVMNENEAKEFELLPHFKLNLKMREWDDMAKIEDLKLPTMEDYKAMIQKHLEAKN is encoded by the coding sequence ATGGACTATTCTAAAACTATTACTCAAGAAATTTTACAGCTCTTCGAAAAGTACGGAAGAGAACAATATGGAGAAGATATAACGCAAGAAGAACATGCTCTCCAATCGGCAATTCTAGCTCAAAGAGAAGGCTTTGATGACGAAGTAATTATTGCTGCATTACTGCATGATATAGGACATCTTTTTTCTGAAGAATCGGAAGAAAAGAAAATGGGTGCATATGGTATAATGAGCCACGAAAAAGTTGGAGCCGATTACCTAAGAGAAAAAGGTTTCGCAGAAATTGTAGCACTACTTGTTGAAGGCCATGTTGAGGCAAAAAGATACCTTACTTTTAAATATCCAGATTACTACACGCAACTTTCTGAAGCGAGTAAGAAAACTTTAGAATATCAGGGAGGAGTAATGAATGAAAATGAGGCAAAAGAATTTGAACTATTACCTCACTTTAAACTCAACCTCAAAATGCGCGAGTGGGACGACATGGCTAAAATTGAAGACTTGAAACTCCCAACCATGGAAGATTATAAAGCAATGATTCAAAAACATCTGGAAGCTAAAAACTAA
- the topA gene encoding type I DNA topoisomerase: MTKNLVIVESPAKAKTIEKYLGKDYLVKSSYGHVRDLPKGNGAIDIENGFKPEYVISPDKKQVISELKKLVKDAEIVWLATDDDREGEAISWHLKEALNLKDDHTKRIVFREITKNAILNAIQTPRTIDVDLVNAQQARRVLDRLVGFELSPVLWKKIKAGLSAGRVQSVAVRMVVEREREVDAFEPKSAYKVNAIFDLGKGKILQADLNKRFDTKEEAKAFLESCTDAAFSIEKLETKPGKKSPAAPFTTSTLQQEASRKLYFSVSQTMAVAQRLYEAGHITYMRTDSVNLSNEARQFAANEIVSHYGEDYLKNRQFKNKSASAQEAHEAIRPTNFANHSISGERNDVKLYDLIWKRAIASQMSDAKLEKTTATIDITGRDEKLVATGEVIKFDGFLKVYIESTDDEDDDNEESKGMLPPLDKGQVLELNNLRATERFSRPPARYTEASLVKRLEEKGIGRPSTYAPTISTIQKRNYVIKEQREGVERKYNELVLADSKIDENVLTEITGAEKNKLFPTNMGMVVNDFLTKNFSNIVDYSFTAKVEEQFDSIASGKIVWNDMINSFYSGFHTTVEDADKNLTRSDAGTTRKLGEHPESGKEMFVKIGKYGPYVQIGTQEDEEKPLYASLRKGQYMDKITLEEALELFKLPRDVGEFEGKKVVAAIGRFGPYVRHDGKFVSLGKELDPHTVDLDTAIELIKAKREADAKKLIKEFEQDADLKVLNGRWGPYISFKKKNYKIPKGTEAESLTYEKCIEIIESTPDKKSGGGGKKKKTAKTESK, translated from the coding sequence ATGACGAAAAATTTAGTCATAGTAGAATCACCAGCAAAAGCAAAGACAATTGAAAAGTATCTGGGTAAAGACTATCTAGTTAAATCCAGCTACGGGCATGTTCGCGACTTGCCAAAAGGAAATGGCGCAATTGATATTGAGAATGGGTTTAAACCAGAGTATGTAATCTCTCCTGACAAGAAGCAGGTTATATCTGAATTGAAAAAACTGGTTAAAGATGCGGAAATAGTCTGGTTAGCAACTGACGACGACCGCGAAGGGGAAGCTATATCCTGGCATTTGAAGGAAGCCCTCAATTTGAAAGATGATCATACCAAAAGAATTGTTTTTAGAGAAATTACTAAAAATGCAATTCTTAATGCTATTCAAACTCCAAGAACTATTGATGTAGATCTTGTAAATGCACAACAGGCGAGGAGAGTACTAGACAGATTAGTAGGTTTTGAGCTTTCTCCAGTACTTTGGAAAAAGATTAAAGCTGGATTATCTGCCGGTAGGGTACAGTCTGTAGCAGTTCGAATGGTAGTAGAGAGAGAAAGAGAGGTAGATGCTTTTGAACCAAAAAGTGCCTATAAGGTAAATGCGATATTCGATTTAGGAAAAGGAAAAATTCTTCAGGCAGATCTTAATAAAAGATTTGATACAAAAGAAGAGGCAAAAGCTTTTCTTGAAAGTTGTACTGATGCTGCTTTTTCAATTGAAAAGTTAGAAACTAAACCAGGTAAAAAATCACCTGCAGCTCCTTTTACAACTTCAACATTGCAACAAGAAGCAAGTAGAAAGTTATATTTTTCAGTTTCTCAGACAATGGCAGTTGCCCAAAGGCTTTACGAAGCAGGACATATTACCTATATGAGAACTGACTCTGTAAACCTATCTAATGAGGCAAGACAATTTGCTGCCAATGAAATTGTAAGCCACTACGGAGAAGATTATTTAAAGAATAGACAGTTTAAAAATAAGTCTGCATCTGCTCAAGAAGCTCACGAAGCTATTAGACCAACTAATTTTGCCAATCATTCTATTTCAGGAGAAAGAAATGATGTGAAGCTCTACGACCTTATTTGGAAAAGAGCAATTGCGTCTCAAATGTCTGATGCTAAACTCGAAAAAACCACTGCAACAATTGATATTACTGGAAGAGATGAGAAATTAGTTGCTACAGGAGAAGTAATTAAGTTTGATGGGTTTTTAAAGGTTTACATCGAATCTACTGATGATGAAGATGACGACAATGAAGAAAGCAAAGGAATGCTTCCTCCGTTGGACAAAGGCCAAGTACTAGAGTTAAATAACCTAAGAGCTACAGAACGCTTTAGCAGACCACCGGCAAGATATACGGAAGCTAGTCTTGTAAAAAGATTAGAAGAAAAAGGTATAGGCAGACCTTCTACTTATGCACCAACCATTTCTACTATTCAAAAGAGAAATTATGTAATAAAGGAGCAAAGAGAAGGTGTTGAAAGAAAATACAATGAGTTAGTACTTGCAGACAGTAAAATTGATGAAAATGTACTGACAGAAATTACTGGAGCTGAGAAGAATAAACTTTTCCCAACGAATATGGGAATGGTAGTAAATGACTTCTTAACCAAGAATTTCTCAAACATTGTAGATTATTCTTTTACAGCTAAGGTAGAAGAACAGTTTGACTCTATCGCTAGTGGTAAAATTGTCTGGAATGATATGATTAACTCTTTTTACAGTGGTTTTCATACTACTGTAGAAGATGCAGATAAGAATTTAACAAGAAGTGATGCTGGTACTACAAGAAAGTTGGGTGAGCATCCAGAGAGTGGAAAGGAAATGTTTGTCAAAATTGGTAAATATGGACCTTATGTGCAGATCGGAACGCAAGAAGACGAAGAAAAACCATTGTACGCCTCTTTAAGAAAAGGGCAGTATATGGATAAAATAACCCTAGAAGAAGCACTTGAACTTTTTAAACTACCAAGAGATGTTGGAGAGTTTGAAGGTAAGAAAGTAGTAGCTGCAATTGGGAGGTTTGGTCCCTATGTAAGACACGATGGAAAATTTGTTTCTCTTGGAAAAGAATTAGACCCACACACAGTAGATTTAGATACTGCCATAGAACTAATTAAAGCTAAAAGAGAAGCTGATGCTAAAAAGCTAATAAAAGAGTTTGAGCAAGATGCAGATCTTAAAGTCTTAAATGGTCGCTGGGGACCTTACATTTCTTTTAAAAAGAAAAATTATAAAATTCCTAAGGGTACAGAAGCAGAATCACTTACTTACGAAAAATGTATAGAAATTATCGAGTCAACCCCAGATAAGAAGTCTGGAGGTGGGGGGAAAAAGAAAAAAACTGCAAAAACAGAATCAAAATAA